The sequence tttctaaaaGAAGAGATTTAAGTGAGTGATTTCTAGTATAATGTAAATCGATTCTGTTTTGTGAAGCACAATCGTATTGATTTTGAGCTAACTGGATATGGATGTGGGTTCTTCTATTTAAGCTGAAGTAATTCTTTTGCAAATTCTTATGGCCAAGTATTATTCAAGATAGGGTCTTTTTCTCTTAGAAAATTAGACTTACGCTTCGTTGATATTCACTGGTTATAATAGGTATCGGCGTTGTTACAATGCGGCTTTAGCAAATTGGCAGTAACTGTCATTGTTGCTTGTATTTGTTGCCCCTACAGTTTGCTGgaatttttctcaaaaatgaaaatgcCTCTTTGGTTGGTTAGCTGAAAAAGTGATGGCTATTCGAGAATGTTGAAGGAAGGAATACTTAGATCAGGAAATTTATAGTGTAATTCTTTTGTCTAGGAACTCGAGGGGTAGCGATCAAAGTCTTGAtcattatgttatttttcaaaatttttttaccttttgataattttctttttcaacttaataataagaattctGTTTCAAGTATTAAGCCATATAGCTGTCGTATACCAGCTGTTAATGGTCGGTATTTACATGTGGCTTCACTAGGTGATATCCCATTAGGAATGAGGTGCTTCTAAGATGCAGATCAGGAAAGTGATGAGGTCTTTTCTGAGACACAGCATAAGCATGAGATAAACATGTTTGAAGTCAAGGGTAGGGCACCTTAAACTAGGCTTGCCTTTCTATTGTCTGTACAATGCAAACAAAGCACAATCTCCTAGTGATGAactatttcattattataaaatatatatacaatgcATGAGAGAAGTGTTATGGTTTAAATTACATTTTCACCTTCCTCATTGCTCAACCATCTTGTTGTTATTAAAAGGGTTTGCTGTGCCAGCTAGataagaagctacaagaagcatACTCTTCTCCCACATGCGATGTTAAGCAAGcttaatacaaataaaatggGTACTCTTCCAGCCATGTGCTCGAGTTCTTTTAGAAATATCATGAACAGTAGTTAAATGTTCTTCTTTTAGTTGAACAGTAGCATCCTGAACTTTTAAATGAATGAATTCTTGTTAGATTTTAAATTGCGATTAATATCGCATGATTTTGAGAATCTATCAGGTGTATCCAATTGCTATGTGTTTAAGCGCCGATTACAAGAATATGCACAAAAAAAGGGACTGCCTACACCTGTGTACGAGACAATTAAAGAAGGCCCTTCACATGAGCCTTCCTTCAGGTCAACTGTGATTGTCAATGATATTAGGTATGATTCTTTGCCTGGTTTTCTCAATCGGAAAGCTGCAGAGCAGTCGGCTGTAGAGGTTGCTCTAATGGAGTTGGCTAAATGTGATGAAGTTAATGACTGCATTTCTCAGCCTGTTGTAAGTCTATCCtgtcttttattaaaatggtATTGGAAACTAGATGATTGGTAATTTTGTCGCTTTAATACCCTTTGTTTTACATTTCTGATTTATTTAATAGGTACTCACAATGATTGCTGCCTATCTTCCCCTTTCTGTATCTGCTTCCTTTACTAAAATGCATTgcttaaaactaataaattgtAGGTTGATGTAGGTTCTTTTTCTCAGGTTTCATCATTTAAGCAGGTTTCTTTAAGTCAATTGCATAtcaattgatattaatttagtttctatttatttacttttaaaaaatattgatttgggaacctGATAAGAAGTTAAGCCCCTTTTTGATGCACTTGCATACGGtgaaagattaaaaagataaagaaaaaaacttcTCCTTTTCATCTTCCTGAAATGTTATTTTTGAGTTGGTTGTTTGTCAAATGATATCTTGCTGCTGATAGTTGATTTGGACTGTACAGTTTTATGCTTCTTACCCTGAATTCTTATAATCCATTTACATGAAATGCCCACATTCATCAGGCTGAGGCTGGATGTTCCAGTCATGTTCAAACCTCAGCAGTTTCTGGTTTTCTTACTAATCCATTGCTCGAGAGTCCTGCAACTTTTCCTGCAAAAGAGGAATCAAGTGCAACTCCaaggtttgatttttataCAAATCCTATGGCTGCATTTTCTGCTGACAAAAGGATTGCTTCTATTAACCAGCCTGCACCAAGATACTTTATTCCTCCAAGTAATAATGGTCCCATGCCATGGTTTTCATCTCCTGTTCCAGGTAGAGTGCTGCTTGAACAtccatttattaatattacataTATGCTTCTTTCAATTTGTTGTATTCAGTGGTGGATTATGCTGtcattgtttctttttttttttttttttatgatagtGAGTAATTGTCTGaagaaaactttttttttatgaggATGTTATTTTCCCAGAGATAATTGGCATTATCTTTATATGCTGGTTTTTAAGTGTTTGATGTATATTGTAATTGTAAGTAATGGGGCTTTAGAGATATCAAATGGATGATTAAAGGAACCTTCAGTTACCTGCAGGTCAACAGCCGTGAACTAATCGTAGCTTAGCATGGCAAAATCACTGGGGGCTtggaaaattttaatagatgTCTTTATAGTTGTCTCAGTAACCATGGGAAGTCTTGGATTCAAGTGTGCATTTACCTGATGTCTTGCATCTGATTTGGCAAGATCCTCAAAATGTGCCCATTGATTTCAGTTAACCAATTGAAGggaatatattatatatgtctCTTTGTGTGCATTCATGAAGTTATATGATGTTAATGATCTTATCCTCCCATCTCTTAAcctattttttaatctatcaGGACCCGGGAACCCTGGTATGACTCCCTCTCCTGTTTATCAGATGCAAAGCAATTATTTACCCAATCAGAGAACGCATCAACAAGGTCCTTATAACAGTGCTGTTCCCTATAGGAGTCCAAGAGCTGGTCCTTTTCCCATGCACCAAGGAACCCCTGATGCATGGAATGGACCTGGTGGTATAGCTGCTGCTGCTCCTTATAGAGGTAGAATGTGTCCATACCCCATCCATGAAAGCAACCCAGGGTTTCAGCCAGCAGGGAGCCCTAGTTTCAATTATGGACAAGGCAGGCCTCCCTGGAGTGGCAACAGTCCAAGTCCTAGATCAGTACATGGAGGCAGTTCTACCTATTCAGGAAGAGGACAGGGCCAATGGCATGGCAGCAGCAGAGGCCAGATTTCTGGGCAGAGTGGCAGAAGAGGTTTCCATTCTCGTGGTCCTGCACCAGGTGAGGCATTTGGGCCAGAATCTTTCTACGAAAAGTCTATGGTTGAGGATCCATGGAAACAATTGGAACCTGTTGTATGGAAGATGCTGGGAGTTCCTGGGTCTTCAAAGTCCTGGCTTCCAAAATCCATTAGCAGGAAAAAACCAAGACCTTCAGAGTCTTCTAACAATTCCAATTCTAAACAAAGCCTTGCGGAATACCTTGCTGCATCATTTAATGAAGCTGTCAAAGATGGGCCAAGTGTATAATTGATGCTCAAGTTCCATGGAGAACTTTTCTAACAGTACAGAAGTGAAATTTGTTTGCCTTGTTCAGCTAAAGAGGCCAAACAATCATTTAGTGGAGCGTAGCTTGCTCTTTCACCACTTTTCTCCTTAATGTCAGTTCTACGAGGCACCAAAAGGTTTACAAACACCCCTTGAGAAAGGAAATATGCAATATCTAATTTTAGATTGGCTTGCTAGGTAGATTTCAGTAtctgatattataaattatgcgAGATGTTTCTCCTGCTGTTCGTTAAATTTCATTCTTGTAATTGATCTATACTAAGTGGAGCGAAGACCTCCATGTATATTTTTCGTGATTAGAAAATTACATTGGCTCTCTTAGCAGCATATCAGATTGTCATTTTTACCTACTCTTCACGGTTCTTGTATATGTCCTTCAACTTCTTACTAATTACGGAAATGACATGCAACACCTTTGGTATTGTGGGGATGGGAATGTCGTTTTCGAAggttactttttctttttctgtttctgtACTGTGAGAGCAACATCGATTGACATGAGgggaaaaatataaaaaaccctaattttagAGAGCAGTTGAGGCAGGGAAAGGACTGTTTGAACATGTAAGCAGGAACGTACTCCTACAGGGCTTCTCCTCTTTTTATTAGTCAGAAGTCCTACAGGGCTTCTTAGTGCTTTAGATTTGGACCTTTTCAATTCCCCAAAAGGCTGGTGGTCTCTGCTTTAAGAAGCAAATAAGTTTTTATACAGTGGTTCATTGTCTTTTACCTAGGCCCACAGGACAGCCCAGGCACAGCATTAGCATACTCTCATAACTGGTATACCTGCCAATCATAGCTCCAGAAGAATTATCTGATGCCATAAAGACAAAGTACAGATCTTCACATTGCGAGAACTAACTTTGTAATTCATACCATAAATTAGTACCCATATGTAGAGGTTACTAACAACAAATATCTCGTGGAACAAGATTTTCTAACTAATCACGGCCaattataagttataaatGAATGTTTTAAGGTGAAAAGGATTCAGCCTAACAGGGAGGGTCTGAGGATTAGAATGTGGTAATTACTGCTAGGCTTAATGAATGGGTTCTTGCGTCCTTTCCTCCCAGTATATACAGCCTAGTTGAATAGGAAAATCCCCATCATGTAAGGTTTACAAGAATAGTGTTTGTAAATGGTCTGAGCATCCAAATATAAAACTGCAAGAATTATGCTATAAGCAGTCTTCCAAAGACCCAGTTATTAGATGCAAAGACAGActatgattaaaataataccCACAATAGATGTTTCAATTCGgttgtccctcaaggaaacaTTTTCCTGAATATTCTTTCTGCAAAACATTTTCCTAGAGAGTTTTACTGTACAATGATCACAATGTTGTATTTATGAGCCCGCCCTCCTTAGATGTTGCATGCCATGAATTTCTGCACAATGGAAATACCGTGCATTGTTAAGTACAAGGGTGCAGAGTATGTATGTTAACTTATCATCAATAAATACTGTGAAGGAgtgataatttcttttagttcCCACCACAAAATACTAGAACACTAAGTACTCTTTAAAAATTGTAATCCCTTTTCAGTATCTAATGCCACAACCTGGTGCAGAACCCATGCTCAGGAGTTGTTTTTCTCTCAGAGCAAATCTCGTCCGTGAAGGAATGGATGAGCTGCCCAGCCAAGCTTGGTGGATCATCAATCAAAGCCTCCACAAAGACGTTGACCACCCTTCTCTCTTGCATTGTGGCTTTCAAGCTGAACCAAGTTAGAAATTTTACTCTAAAATCTTCTACTATGTGCCCTTTGCTCTCTAACCACTTCACTACTCTCACTGAATATTCGTAAGCACTCTCCTCTTTGTGCTTTTTACAGCCCAAGGCTGATACATCTTGCATTTCACTAGACTTGCAAGGGGTGGAAGGAGAAAGTGATTCAATGCTTATTGACGAAACAACTTCCGTGGAAGCTGGCAGTGAGCATGATCTTTCATTCTTCTTCTGGTTGATGTACTTTAAAGACTTTGATCTTGTCGAGTGGTCCCCAATTAATTTGATGTTTCTGGAGTTGGCTGATTTCACTTGAGATTGAAGTCGTGTTATTCTAGAATCTTCTTCCTCTGCACTTTCACCTAGAGCTGTAACACCATCATTTGATGTAGGTGTATTCCATTTAGTTTCTAAAACATTCAGAATCCCTGTGCTGCCAAAGAAAGAAGCCTTGCAGCAATACTCAGTAGAGGGGGTTAAACCAgttatcttaaattttttctctGGCTTCAATATAATATGAGTGGGCTTGTGTGGATAATCCTTCACTGTAGACCCACGATGCCACAGCATGCAACCTAACAAGTCCTCGGACAGATTATCTATGTATTCAAGCACAACAAACACAGATGTCGGGGAGGATTCTTCAAATCTAATCTGACAAGCTGAAGCCACTAGAGTTCAACAAGCAACATCATAGAATGTTagatatttaattcaaattggAAGAACTGACCCTATCTTATCACTCACTTCAGGACCAACTGAATTAATTTCATTCCTAAATCCATAAATTGATTGAGATATGCAATTTTTAGGAAAAGGAACTTACATGTTGGCTCTACCTTTTTGACATGATTAAGAGAGCAGTCAGAAAATGCTGAATCAAAAGCTTCCACAGCAGAAGCACACAACTTCTGAACTTCAGCACCACAGGAGAGCCTTTTAACAATTCCTCGCGCCATCTTGGCATACACTAGATCAAGAGGTCCCAACTCTTTCTTCAGCAGTTCCAAAGCAGTTTCTAGGCTATTCTGCATTTCCTTGTATTGCTGTGTCCCCGTGAGAATCTTATAACCCAATAGGACACGCAGACACAATGCATCAACTCTTCTAGCCTCTTGGGCAATCAACAATTGTTTTTTCCAGGTTCTGACAAAAATACATCAGCCATTTCATTAGCTGATTTCTCCTCTAGGTTAACAATCTAAGAATTTTGCACAAAAGTACAAAGGCAACATTAGGTCTACCAGCATTATTTTGTACCACATGTAACCACTGGAATCAGTTTGAGATTCTGATACTCactgtataaatatttgattaagaaagccaCTCAGTTTTGAATATGTGATCTTTTTACAACATTGAGATGGACTGTGATAAGcacaaaatttaattgaacACATATTTGACATGCAAGAGTTGGTAACTCAATTTCACAGCTCAAACTCAGCCAACCCTGTATTTGTTTCAATTTGTTACCaaaataacataaacaaaTACCAATTGTTCATGAAGCTAAACAAGAAGTTCAGTGGTCAAGAATGTTTTGTGGAGAAAAAAGTGGAACCTACCTCATTAATCCATTAATCTTCCCACAAGAAACACAGTAGAAACTTCCATCCAACTTTGCATGACAACCAGTCTTCATAATTCCAGTTCCTTCATTCTTCAAAGCACATATCAAATGGCAAGTAAGTCCACATGACTTCTCATCAAGAGAATCAGAACCGCAAGTTAACCATAGACTAGGATCCTTGTTATCATCGTAGTAGTGACAGATACAACAAGAACATCTCTTGCAAAAAGCATCACCTGGAGATAAAGTAGCTTTGCACGCAATATTCTGACAGACATGGAGTTTaacttcttcctcttctttgtTATTCTCCTCATAAACAAGATTTGTGTCAGTTGATAGTTGAAGTTGTGATTCTTTCTTCCTTTGCCTTTTAAATCCAGCCTCAGTTTTGGCAGGAGACAGGGCAATAATATCATTAATGTTGCTCCTTTTGGACTTCTGTGAAACCAACTTTAAAAGGTGCTCTATCATCCGAAGTTTAGTATATCCCGagtattttctctctttacccATCTCAGCGCAGATAATTTCAAGAAGCTCCCTGCGGGTGAATGAACTAAGAATCTCTGTGGCATCTTCAGACCGCTGAGCAATCTCTCGAATGAGTTCTCTTTTCTCCCCCATGCTTAGCTGACTGCATTGTGCAGGATCAAGCACAAAGCCTGAATGACAACAACCAAATGCTCAAATCAATAAGCTAAACTCCATCCTAAAGGCATATGCAAGCAAAATTAACAGCTACTGTTACTCCATCCAACAACAAAAGGATGAATGGATGACTATTCTAACTATAACATTTATTTAAGCGCAAATAAAATACTGAAAGCACACAATCAACTAAGCAAGCTATTATATCACTAGCCTAGGACATGCTCTAAGGAAATGCAGCTGGCTTATTAAACATGACATTGACCCTGTGAAACACATTGATGCCAAAATCTCAGGCTTTGCTGTTTATGGCCAATTAGGTCAGTGTAACAATGTCCCACAACCAGTTGGCATTAATCATGTTAAACTCGTGCCAAAAGCTTTTCCCTTTGAACCAGGGAAGGCAAGAGAATAAATGCCTGAGATGAAACCACATCTTCAACACTcgtgaaaaagataaaacctTTGTA is a genomic window of Ricinus communis isolate WT05 ecotype wild-type chromosome 2, ASM1957865v1, whole genome shotgun sequence containing:
- the LOC8268426 gene encoding protein SICKLE isoform X3; protein product: MFEVKGVSNCYVFKRRLQEYAQKKGLPTPVYETIKEGPSHEPSFRSTVIVNDIRYDSLPGFLNRKAAEQSAVEVALMELAKCDEVNDCISQPVAEAGCSSHVQTSAVSGFLTNPLLESPATFPAKEESSATPRFDFYTNPMAAFSADKRIASINQPAPRYFIPPSNNGPMPWFSSPVPGPGNPGMTPSPVYQMQSNYLPNQRTHQQGPYNSAVPYRSPRAGPFPMHQGTPDAWNGPGGIAAAAPYRGRMCPYPIHESNPGFQPAGSPSFNYGQGRPPWSGNSPSPRSVHGGSSTYSGRGQGQWHGSSRGQISGQSGRRGFHSRGPAPGEAFGPESFYEKSMVEDPWKQLEPVVWKMLGVPGSSKSWLPKSISRKKPRPSESSNNSNSKQSLAEYLAASFNEAVKDGPSV
- the LOC8268426 gene encoding protein SICKLE isoform X1 translates to MLSKLNTNKMGVSNCYVFKRRLQEYAQKKGLPTPVYETIKEGPSHEPSFRSTVIVNDIRYDSLPGFLNRKAAEQSAVEVALMELAKCDEVNDCISQPVAEAGCSSHVQTSAVSGFLTNPLLESPATFPAKEESSATPRFDFYTNPMAAFSADKRIASINQPAPRYFIPPSNNGPMPWFSSPVPGPGNPGMTPSPVYQMQSNYLPNQRTHQQGPYNSAVPYRSPRAGPFPMHQGTPDAWNGPGGIAAAAPYRGRMCPYPIHESNPGFQPAGSPSFNYGQGRPPWSGNSPSPRSVHGGSSTYSGRGQGQWHGSSRGQISGQSGRRGFHSRGPAPGEAFGPESFYEKSMVEDPWKQLEPVVWKMLGVPGSSKSWLPKSISRKKPRPSESSNNSNSKQSLAEYLAASFNEAVKDGPSV
- the LOC8268426 gene encoding protein SICKLE isoform X2, yielding MPTNDGFSGVSNCYVFKRRLQEYAQKKGLPTPVYETIKEGPSHEPSFRSTVIVNDIRYDSLPGFLNRKAAEQSAVEVALMELAKCDEVNDCISQPVAEAGCSSHVQTSAVSGFLTNPLLESPATFPAKEESSATPRFDFYTNPMAAFSADKRIASINQPAPRYFIPPSNNGPMPWFSSPVPGPGNPGMTPSPVYQMQSNYLPNQRTHQQGPYNSAVPYRSPRAGPFPMHQGTPDAWNGPGGIAAAAPYRGRMCPYPIHESNPGFQPAGSPSFNYGQGRPPWSGNSPSPRSVHGGSSTYSGRGQGQWHGSSRGQISGQSGRRGFHSRGPAPGEAFGPESFYEKSMVEDPWKQLEPVVWKMLGVPGSSKSWLPKSISRKKPRPSESSNNSNSKQSLAEYLAASFNEAVKDGPSV
- the LOC8268425 gene encoding VIN3-like protein 1; its protein translation is MTKPEKKRPLDMVSGEFSGFVLDPAQCSQLSMGEKRELIREIAQRSEDATEILSSFTRRELLEIICAEMGKERKYSGYTKLRMIEHLLKLVSQKSKRSNINDIIALSPAKTEAGFKRQRKKESQLQLSTDTNLVYEENNKEEEEVKLHVCQNIACKATLSPGDAFCKRCSCCICHYYDDNKDPSLWLTCGSDSLDEKSCGLTCHLICALKNEGTGIMKTGCHAKLDGSFYCVSCGKINGLMRTWKKQLLIAQEARRVDALCLRVLLGYKILTGTQQYKEMQNSLETALELLKKELGPLDLVYAKMARGIVKRLSCGAEVQKLCASAVEAFDSAFSDCSLNHVKKVEPTLASACQIRFEESSPTSVFVVLEYIDNLSEDLLGCMLWHRGSTVKDYPHKPTHIILKPEKKFKITGLTPSTEYCCKASFFGSTGILNVLETKWNTPTSNDGVTALGESAEEEDSRITRLQSQVKSANSRNIKLIGDHSTRSKSLKYINQKKNERSCSLPASTEVVSSISIESLSPSTPCKSSEMQDVSALGCKKHKEESAYEYSVRVVKWLESKGHIVEDFRVKFLTWFSLKATMQERRVVNVFVEALIDDPPSLAGQLIHSFTDEICSERKTTPEHGFCTRNSWHATSKEGGLINTTL